The Gordonia iterans DNA window CGTAGATCCCGTCGATCTCGACCGGGACCGCGGTGCGGTCCATCGGGATGTTCACGTTGTTCCCCGCGGCGGCGCCGCCGCTGTAGGCCGGCAGCAGCTGCACGTAGCGGTCGGCCACCAGAGACGGGATCACCTGGACGGCCTGCACGTCGGCCGGCAGGGTGACCCCGTGGCGCACGTCCATCTCCACCAGGACCGTCTCGCCCTGCGGCGTCACCTTGGTGATCTTGCCGACGTCCACGCCGAGCACCCGCACGTTGGAGCCCTCGTAGAGCCCCACCGCGCTGGAGAAGGTGGCCCGCACCTTGGTCGAGTTCAGGTAGCCGAAGGCCCACCAGCCGATGATGCCGACGATCACCGCCACCACCGCGACCAGCGCGATGATCTTGTTGTTCCTGGGCGTGAAGAAGGTGTTCTCCACGTTCGCGTCCGGTGTGCTCATCAGCTACCCGTCCCCCCATTCGTGAGGTTCTTGCGCATGTTCGGCGGGCGATGGGTGTTCTGCGCCGGAAGGGCCGGCGGCAGCAGGTTGGTCACCGTCGCCTCGAACCACCGTCCGTTGCCCAGCACGTTGGCGTACAGGCGGTAGAACGGTGCGAGATTCTGGATCGACGACCGCAGGTTCGCATTCTGCGAGGTCAGCAGGGTGGTCACGCCCTCGAGGGACTTGAGCACCGGGCCGATCTGCTTCTCGTTGTCGCGCACGATTCCGGTCAGCGCCTTGCTGAGCGCCTCGGTGCTCTTGAGCAGCGACGAGATGGCCTGCTGGCGGTTGTTGAGCTCCTGCAGCAGCACACCCGCGCCGGCGATCAACCGGGTGAACTCCTCGTTGCGGTCGGCCAGGATCTTGGCCGACGAGCGCGTCGCCTTCAGCAGTCGCTCCACCTCGGCGTCTCGACTCGCGATGGTCTGCGACAGCCGGGAGATGCCGTCCAGCGCCGGACCGACGTCCTTGGCCGAGGCCCGGAAGACGTCGGACAGCTTGCCGAGCGCCTCGGCCACCTGATCTGTGTCGACGTTCTCGATCTGGTCGGCGGCGTCGGAGAACGCCTCGACGACGTCGTACGGGGCGACGGTGTCGGTGAGGACCTCGCGCGGATCGGCCCGCTTGGTGCCCATCGGGTTGAGCGCGATGTACTTCTGGCCGAGCACCGTCTTGATCTGAATGGTCGCCTGCGTCTTGTCGCCGATCCAGGTGTTCGCCACCCGCATCCGCATCAGGACCCGGTCGCCGTCGAGGTCCACCGCCGTGACCTCGCCGACCTTGACGCCCGCGACGCGGACCTCGTTGCCGGGCTTCACGCCGGCGGCCTCGTCGAACTGGACCGTGTACTGCGGGCTGGCGCCCACCAGCGGCAGATCCTTGAGATAGAACGACGACAGCGTCAGCATGATCAGGACCGTGACGCCCAGGATGCCGATGCTGCGGGGCTTGCGCTGACCCGCGAACCGGCGGGACTTCTTCGGCGGCAGCTTGGTGACGTCGATGTCGGCCGCGTTCTTCTGCTGGTCGGACATGCTCACCCCTCCCCGTTGATCTTGCCGTCG harbors:
- a CDS encoding MlaD family protein: MSDQQKNAADIDVTKLPPKKSRRFAGQRKPRSIGILGVTVLIMLTLSSFYLKDLPLVGASPQYTVQFDEAAGVKPGNEVRVAGVKVGEVTAVDLDGDRVLMRMRVANTWIGDKTQATIQIKTVLGQKYIALNPMGTKRADPREVLTDTVAPYDVVEAFSDAADQIENVDTDQVAEALGKLSDVFRASAKDVGPALDGISRLSQTIASRDAEVERLLKATRSSAKILADRNEEFTRLIAGAGVLLQELNNRQQAISSLLKSTEALSKALTGIVRDNEKQIGPVLKSLEGVTTLLTSQNANLRSSIQNLAPFYRLYANVLGNGRWFEATVTNLLPPALPAQNTHRPPNMRKNLTNGGTGS